The following are encoded in a window of Fibrobacter sp. genomic DNA:
- a CDS encoding transglutaminase-like domain-containing protein yields the protein MRWVKKLFWPVFASVLAVALFTVLWSGRTEVESYREMACAFENQKINCLDSLDDWRSGLAYFDGELNAGRDTLEAFKSLLWNSWNIKFAGPGAEAVTRESILPLQVLQNRTSGCMGLVWLAMMVAEARQIPVQPILLPGHVFLKYHCDETGDSLCVNLEPNREGFSYTDDEYREKYKSGPWTGFELKPLSAAQLFGLAAFNMGNTYLDNDVHRALTWYRMAEEFFPEYPGISANQAVAKSRL from the coding sequence ATGAGGTGGGTAAAGAAACTTTTTTGGCCGGTGTTTGCTTCAGTTCTAGCTGTAGCGTTGTTTACAGTTCTTTGGAGCGGCCGTACAGAAGTTGAATCCTACCGAGAAATGGCCTGTGCTTTTGAAAATCAAAAAATCAACTGCCTGGATTCCCTAGATGACTGGCGTTCTGGTCTTGCCTATTTTGATGGGGAACTGAATGCCGGCCGTGATACTTTGGAAGCTTTCAAATCGCTTCTTTGGAATTCATGGAACATCAAATTTGCAGGCCCCGGGGCAGAGGCTGTTACTCGGGAATCTATTCTCCCGTTGCAAGTTCTGCAGAATAGAACTTCCGGCTGCATGGGGCTTGTTTGGTTAGCCATGATGGTTGCTGAAGCGCGTCAAATTCCGGTTCAGCCGATTCTTTTGCCTGGCCATGTTTTTCTGAAATACCATTGCGATGAAACGGGCGATAGCTTGTGTGTAAACTTGGAACCCAATCGCGAAGGATTTTCCTACACGGATGATGAATATCGCGAAAAGTATAAATCCGGGCCGTGGACCGGTTTTGAATTAAAGCCCTTAAGTGCTGCCCAATTATTTGGCCTTGCTGCGTTCAATATGGGTAACACCTATTTGGATAACGATGTTCACAGGGCCTTGACATGGTACCGAATGGCGGAAGAATTTTTCCCGGAATATCCAGGAATTAGCGCGAACCAGGCTGTGGCCAAATCTCGTCTATAA
- a CDS encoding TIGR02171 family protein, giving the protein MYLKLLNIFLAVFFTCFFSACDSSRNHVALDEFYDLEGFVYIKADGQSVTLGKKEKNAAPKERTQMNVEFTYNYFIGKHEVTCTDYNRAMARTGTTVYCEEEDYPASGMTYYDAILYANIYSKREGFDTAYTYYSSKFDEEGHCVGLDGLKLLTDVEGFRLPTEAEWVFAAQPGWKPRRAWTAENSGFIGHSVCVQPANYLGVCDMAGNVAEWVDGWLGYFRDTTISNYMGGTDGGTFGERVVKGGSFRNEAKSISYLSRLDVYPVTSVNTFYYVGFRLAFGKIPNPTWLSSDGSASNSNVTAVAGSAAVKEMTGTLQTKLAFRNDMTGNIAFIDYSLGSLSVKEISDTINSYHPEISPNGKWVAFCTVAEGLPGKSDLYVRKLNAAGDNLVKLDVESAAIPRWRVLPDGDTVIVYVTDAGTNNDDASFKSASTWQVSFSGGTFGEPQKLFDGAYHGGVSSDNKLAVSGARLLRARVADENSTVMESASDDIWYNEEQACNVSLGKGTVKHSMFLDFASSTGKDFVGSKYYVHERIFIADENGKLVRSVQAPSGFTFDHSEWTVGDTTKLTETSGLATASLTNTNNAHTKIVLLNTEDGSYETLVDGDEVWHPCVWIKQSTLASEDVLLSPDSAGVYYDIFAATSEQIMKVKMRMFWDMKDSIELYAVGSSRTERGFDPLLLTSYKSFNYGYSGCELWGELYLVENYIMNHAKNLKVLLIELPPDLQNNSSAFRDESVFDQANGYIFDRNHDFWKEGLPEYFVSMVDEYMDYSDEDLESYVNTMGLLHTESGGWKGNEVDRDSVFSEKEMDYYNAVMDSLDEFIERVADQDVKIVVAIYPQSPSYAETGSFGRHGLQRSVAKETIDHYKKMSEKYPHVKVMDENNFGDHDYTDDMALDYDHLCSKGAAHFTERLDSLLKSWK; this is encoded by the coding sequence GTGTACTTGAAACTACTGAACATATTTTTGGCAGTTTTCTTTACTTGCTTTTTTAGCGCCTGCGATTCATCAAGAAATCATGTTGCTCTTGATGAGTTCTATGATCTTGAAGGATTTGTATATATCAAGGCTGATGGGCAAAGCGTAACTCTCGGAAAGAAGGAAAAAAACGCTGCTCCCAAAGAACGTACTCAGATGAATGTCGAGTTTACCTACAATTATTTCATAGGTAAACATGAGGTGACCTGCACGGACTATAACCGCGCTATGGCTAGAACCGGAACGACAGTTTATTGCGAAGAAGAGGATTATCCTGCATCAGGCATGACTTACTATGATGCAATCCTTTATGCGAATATCTATAGTAAACGAGAAGGCTTTGATACGGCGTATACCTATTACTCGTCAAAATTTGATGAAGAAGGTCATTGTGTAGGTCTTGATGGTCTCAAGCTCCTGACGGATGTCGAGGGGTTCCGTTTGCCTACTGAGGCTGAATGGGTTTTTGCTGCGCAACCTGGCTGGAAACCAAGAAGAGCCTGGACTGCGGAAAATTCCGGCTTTATTGGACATTCTGTATGTGTTCAGCCTGCGAACTACCTTGGGGTATGCGATATGGCCGGCAACGTGGCGGAATGGGTTGATGGCTGGCTGGGTTATTTCCGTGATACAACTATCTCCAATTACATGGGCGGTACCGATGGGGGCACCTTTGGTGAACGTGTTGTGAAAGGTGGCAGTTTCCGTAACGAGGCTAAAAGCATTTCTTACCTTTCCCGTTTAGATGTTTATCCCGTTACCTCGGTAAATACCTTTTACTACGTGGGCTTCCGTCTGGCCTTTGGCAAGATTCCCAATCCTACCTGGTTGTCTTCTGATGGTTCCGCGTCAAACAGCAACGTGACTGCTGTGGCGGGCTCCGCTGCCGTAAAGGAAATGACGGGCACTCTCCAAACCAAGTTGGCCTTCCGAAATGACATGACCGGAAATATTGCGTTTATTGACTATTCCTTGGGCAGTCTCTCTGTTAAAGAAATCTCGGATACCATAAATTCGTACCATCCTGAAATATCTCCCAATGGTAAATGGGTTGCTTTCTGTACCGTTGCGGAAGGTTTGCCAGGTAAATCAGACTTGTATGTACGAAAGCTGAATGCTGCAGGAGACAATCTTGTTAAGCTGGATGTGGAATCTGCAGCGATTCCCCGCTGGCGCGTTCTTCCTGATGGCGATACGGTGATTGTCTATGTGACAGATGCCGGAACCAATAATGATGATGCATCGTTTAAGTCAGCAAGTACTTGGCAAGTGTCTTTTTCCGGTGGGACTTTTGGGGAGCCTCAGAAACTTTTCGATGGGGCGTACCACGGAGGCGTCAGCAGCGACAATAAATTGGCTGTTTCTGGTGCGCGTCTGCTGAGGGCCCGTGTTGCCGACGAGAATTCTACGGTAATGGAATCTGCATCAGATGACATTTGGTACAACGAAGAACAGGCCTGTAATGTAAGCCTCGGTAAAGGCACGGTGAAGCATAGCATGTTCCTGGATTTTGCCTCTTCTACGGGAAAGGACTTTGTGGGATCAAAGTATTATGTTCACGAAAGGATCTTTATTGCTGATGAAAATGGAAAACTTGTTAGATCGGTTCAGGCTCCTAGTGGTTTTACTTTTGACCATTCGGAATGGACTGTCGGCGATACAACGAAGTTGACGGAAACATCGGGACTTGCAACGGCGTCTTTGACAAATACCAATAACGCGCATACAAAAATTGTTTTGCTAAATACGGAAGACGGCTCTTACGAAACTCTGGTGGATGGAGACGAGGTTTGGCATCCTTGCGTTTGGATAAAACAGAGTACCTTGGCATCGGAAGATGTTTTGCTTTCTCCTGACAGTGCAGGGGTGTATTATGATATTTTCGCAGCAACCAGTGAACAAATCATGAAGGTGAAAATGCGTATGTTCTGGGATATGAAGGATTCCATAGAATTGTATGCTGTGGGCTCTTCTCGAACGGAACGTGGCTTTGATCCTTTGCTCTTGACATCCTATAAATCATTTAACTATGGCTACTCTGGTTGTGAACTTTGGGGCGAATTGTACTTGGTTGAAAATTATATCATGAACCATGCAAAGAACTTGAAAGTTCTACTGATTGAACTTCCGCCGGATTTGCAGAACAATTCTTCGGCCTTTAGGGATGAATCTGTTTTTGATCAGGCTAACGGCTATATCTTTGATAGAAATCATGATTTCTGGAAAGAAGGCTTGCCGGAATATTTTGTCTCTATGGTAGATGAATACATGGACTATTCTGATGAAGATTTGGAATCGTACGTGAACACCATGGGGCTTCTTCACACGGAATCTGGGGGATGGAAAGGAAATGAAGTGGATCGTGATTCCGTGTTTTCTGAAAAGGAAATGGATTATTACAATGCTGTGATGGATTCCTTGGATGAATTCATTGAACGCGTCGCCGATCAAGATGTGAAAATTGTTGTGGCTATTTATCCACAGTCTCCTAGCTATGCAGAAACAGGCTCTTT